One window of Psychrobacillus sp. FSL H8-0483 genomic DNA carries:
- a CDS encoding sugar-binding domain-containing protein translates to MDSFLHAQVKLMPEMSELLQKRYHILQTIQLTKGIGRRVLGEQLGLSERESRKELDALRNQGLIEISRDGASITSEGNSVLLELKEVVREWSGRLQLEQTLSKHLNIKAVIIVPGNVDTNSNASMLLSQEAAKYLESILSDDKIIAVTGGSTIASISNYVPESTKWKNLLFIAARGGVGKDVQLQANTIASSFANKMNGSYRTLYIPDSLSEEAHRTMKKEPFIQEMMDLYNRTNIVIHGIGDALQMAKRRNSNEEEIERLNEIGSVSESFGYYFNGQGEAVHHIRTIGVQLEQLKNIDHLLAVAGGAKKAKALISYFKQAPEQTVLVTDEGAANKMINLLLQTN, encoded by the coding sequence ATGGATTCTTTTCTCCATGCTCAAGTCAAGCTTATGCCTGAAATGAGTGAGTTGTTGCAAAAAAGGTATCACATACTCCAAACCATTCAATTGACGAAGGGGATTGGACGTCGAGTTCTTGGGGAACAATTAGGTTTGTCTGAAAGAGAATCTCGAAAAGAATTAGATGCTTTGCGAAATCAAGGATTAATTGAGATTTCAAGAGATGGAGCATCCATCACATCTGAAGGTAATTCTGTCCTACTGGAACTAAAAGAAGTAGTTCGAGAATGGTCTGGAAGATTACAACTCGAACAAACCCTTTCAAAGCATTTAAATATAAAAGCAGTGATAATTGTACCTGGAAATGTAGATACTAACTCTAACGCTTCTATGCTCTTATCTCAAGAGGCGGCAAAATATCTGGAAAGTATCTTATCAGATGACAAAATTATTGCTGTAACAGGCGGATCCACTATCGCATCCATTTCTAACTATGTGCCTGAATCAACGAAATGGAAGAATCTATTGTTTATTGCCGCTAGAGGTGGTGTAGGCAAAGATGTCCAGTTACAAGCTAATACAATTGCATCTTCGTTTGCCAATAAAATGAATGGCTCTTATCGAACATTGTATATACCGGATAGTTTGAGTGAAGAAGCACATAGAACAATGAAAAAAGAGCCATTTATTCAAGAAATGATGGACTTATATAATCGAACAAATATTGTGATTCACGGCATCGGAGACGCTCTCCAGATGGCTAAAAGAAGAAATTCAAACGAAGAAGAGATAGAGAGATTAAATGAAATAGGTTCTGTTAGCGAATCCTTTGGGTATTATTTTAACGGTCAGGGAGAAGCTGTTCACCATATAAGAACAATAGGTGTCCAGTTAGAGCAACTAAAAAATATAGATCACCTCCTTGCAGTAGCAGGTGGTGCAAAAAAAGCAAAAGCACTAATTTCTTACTTTAAACAAGCACCAGAACAAACCGTTTTAGTAACGGATGAGGGTGCGGCAAATAAAATGATAAACCTATTATTACAAACCAATTAG
- a CDS encoding glutaredoxin family protein, which produces MIVHFYTRPGCHLCEDARLMLKLVQEDISFEINEVNIEEDDELHEKYMLMIPVVEFENEIIQYGQIDYVTLLDALLK; this is translated from the coding sequence ATGATTGTCCATTTCTACACTAGACCAGGCTGTCATTTATGTGAGGATGCCAGACTGATGCTAAAGCTTGTACAAGAAGATATTTCATTTGAAATAAATGAAGTGAATATAGAAGAAGATGATGAGCTTCATGAAAAATATATGCTAATGATTCCTGTCGTCGAATTCGAAAATGAAATCATTCAATACGGTCAAATAGATTACGTAACACTTCTGGACGCATTGCTCAAATAA
- a CDS encoding sigma-70 family RNA polymerase sigma factor: MEMEQLYKEHSDRVYSYIYFLVRHRECAEDLTQETFYKAYKGLESFHKQASTATWLLKIARNVTYDYFRRKRVIQFFSFDKEHDVETNALSPESRFEQKEQLARMYESLSKLKKDYQEVLLLRKVQECSIQETAYILAWTEAKVKMKMTRALEALKKEFHQEGGHANGTIKRI, translated from the coding sequence ATGGAAATGGAACAGCTATATAAAGAGCACAGTGATAGAGTTTACAGCTATATATACTTTCTTGTCCGTCATAGAGAATGTGCCGAGGATCTTACACAAGAAACATTTTATAAAGCATATAAAGGGCTAGAATCCTTTCATAAGCAGGCTTCAACTGCCACCTGGCTATTAAAAATAGCACGTAATGTGACCTACGACTATTTTCGAAGAAAAAGAGTCATCCAATTTTTCTCCTTTGATAAAGAGCATGATGTAGAAACAAACGCACTATCACCAGAGAGCCGATTTGAACAAAAAGAGCAGCTTGCTAGGATGTATGAATCCTTAAGTAAGCTAAAAAAAGACTACCAGGAGGTCCTGCTCCTACGCAAGGTACAAGAGTGTTCGATTCAAGAAACAGCCTATATACTGGCCTGGACCGAGGCAAAAGTAAAGATGAAAATGACACGTGCACTTGAGGCGCTTAAAAAAGAGTTTCATCAGGAAGGAGGTCATGCAAATGGAACCATCAAAAGAATTTGA